Proteins from a genomic interval of Deinococcus planocerae:
- a CDS encoding phenylalanine--tRNA ligase beta subunit-related protein has product MSDIAVSDTWHDTFLGGHVGVLLMEGIDNTVPNAALDARKRALEEKLRAQFAHLSRQNLLELDVLRAYRAYYKRFDQTYHVQLQLESVVYKGKSLPDVSPLVDASFVAELDTLVLTASHDADRLVWPLRIDATRGGEVFEAMNGKVRTLRANDMMMADAQGPVCTILYGQDRRTPVTAATTRALFVCYAPAGVGEARVRSQLLAIEDNVRLFAPQAETRRLDISEAGIRE; this is encoded by the coding sequence ATGAGTGACATCGCGGTCAGTGACACCTGGCACGACACCTTCCTGGGTGGGCACGTGGGCGTGCTCCTGATGGAGGGCATTGACAATACGGTGCCGAACGCTGCGCTTGACGCGCGCAAGCGGGCCCTGGAAGAGAAGTTGCGCGCCCAGTTCGCCCACCTCTCCCGTCAGAATCTGCTCGAACTTGATGTGCTCAGGGCGTACCGGGCGTATTACAAGCGGTTCGACCAGACGTATCACGTGCAACTGCAACTGGAGTCCGTCGTCTACAAGGGGAAGTCGCTGCCGGACGTCAGCCCGCTGGTGGACGCCAGCTTTGTGGCGGAACTGGACACGCTCGTGCTGACGGCGAGCCATGATGCCGACCGCCTCGTGTGGCCCCTGCGCATCGACGCCACGAGGGGCGGCGAGGTCTTCGAAGCCATGAACGGGAAGGTGCGGACGCTGCGGGCGAACGACATGATGATGGCGGACGCGCAGGGGCCAGTGTGCACAATTCTGTACGGGCAGGACCGGCGCACGCCCGTCACGGCAGCAACCACCCGGGCCTTATTCGTGTGCTATGCGCCTGCTGGGGTGGGAGAAGCGCGGGTTCGGAGTCAACTGCTCGCCATTGAGGACAACGTGCGGCTGTTTGCGCCACAGGCAGAGACTCGACGGCTTGACATTTCCGAAGCAGGCATTCGTGAGTGA